From one Peptoniphilaceae bacterium AMB_02 genomic stretch:
- the grdC gene encoding glycine/sarcosine/betaine reductase complex component C subunit beta codes for MTEPVLRGASYVLVHTPDMILRNGTTQTTEMVVNPNSEYLKELPKHLRSFDQVVNYLPNQVYIGSERPEKLKEVPQPWTDEDKYLKGADKTGKLGEILPQEEFIGLIKICDVFDLVHLNEEFTAEVKAKLENHPLIGDDLIARLGNGDDQATLDKYMADHAEGLYNNDVLVGCVKRAHDVDVNLSAHVIFENLVSKASGLLAALNLIDKNGLNPEDIEYVIECSEEACGDMNQRGGGNFAKAIAELAGFVNASGSDVRGFCAAPTHALISAASLVGAGTFKNVVIIAGGSTAKLGMNGKDHVKKGLPVIEDVVGGFAALISENDGKHPILRTDAVGRHTVGTGSSPQAVMSSLVTDPLERVGLTVKDVDRYSVEMQNPDITKPAGAGDVPTANMKMIGALGVMKKQLEKPEMPAFIAEYGMEGWAPTQGHIPSGVPYLGFAIEDLTTGQYNRAQIVGKGSLFLGRMTNLFDGVSIVIERNSGDVSEGGGVSKEEVKKLVAEAMRDFASSLIEG; via the coding sequence ATGACAGAGCCGGTATTAAGAGGTGCTTCTTATGTTCTCGTTCATACACCTGATATGATCTTGAGAAATGGTACTACGCAAACAACAGAGATGGTAGTTAACCCCAATTCGGAGTACCTAAAAGAACTTCCAAAGCATTTAAGAAGTTTTGATCAAGTAGTAAATTATCTTCCTAACCAAGTTTATATTGGTAGTGAAAGACCTGAAAAACTAAAAGAGGTACCACAACCTTGGACTGATGAAGACAAGTATTTAAAAGGTGCTGATAAAACTGGTAAGCTAGGGGAAATTCTACCACAAGAAGAATTCATTGGATTAATTAAAATATGTGACGTATTTGATTTAGTTCATTTAAATGAAGAATTTACAGCAGAAGTTAAAGCAAAATTAGAAAATCACCCACTAATCGGTGACGATCTAATTGCTAGACTTGGCAATGGTGATGATCAAGCTACACTTGACAAATATATGGCTGATCATGCTGAAGGACTATATAACAACGATGTGCTAGTAGGTTGCGTTAAGAGAGCTCATGATGTAGACGTTAACCTATCTGCTCATGTTATATTCGAAAACCTGGTTTCTAAGGCATCAGGATTATTAGCAGCTTTAAATCTTATAGATAAAAACGGATTAAATCCGGAAGATATTGAATACGTTATCGAGTGTTCAGAAGAAGCTTGTGGAGACATGAACCAAAGAGGTGGAGGAAACTTCGCTAAAGCTATAGCTGAACTTGCAGGATTTGTTAATGCATCCGGATCAGATGTTAGAGGATTCTGTGCTGCACCAACTCATGCACTTATCTCAGCTGCATCACTTGTTGGAGCAGGAACATTCAAAAATGTTGTAATCATAGCCGGTGGTTCTACTGCTAAACTTGGTATGAACGGTAAAGACCATGTTAAGAAAGGTCTTCCTGTTATAGAAGACGTAGTAGGCGGATTTGCAGCATTAATTAGTGAAAATGATGGAAAACATCCAATTCTAAGAACTGATGCTGTTGGTAGACATACAGTAGGAACAGGTTCTTCACCACAAGCGGTAATGAGCTCATTAGTTACAGATCCACTTGAGAGAGTTGGACTTACTGTTAAAGATGTTGACAGATATTCAGTAGAGATGCAAAACCCTGATATCACTAAACCGGCAGGAGCAGGAGATGTTCCAACTGCAAATATGAAGATGATTGGTGCATTAGGAGTTATGAAAAAGCAACTTGAAAAACCGGAAATGCCTGCATTTATTGCTGAATACGGTATGGAAGGTTGGGCACCAACCCAAGGACATATTCCTTCTGGAGTACCTTATCTTGGATTTGCAATTGAAGATTTAACAACCGGACAATACAATAGAGCACAAATCGTAGGAAAAGGTTCATTATTCTTAGGAAGAATGACTAACCTATTTGATGGTGTTTCTATAGTTATCGAAAGAAACTCTGGCGATGTTTCTGAAGGCGGCGGAGTATCTAAAGAAGAAGTTAAGAAATTAGTTGCAGAGGCTATGAGAGATTTTGCATCGAGTCTAATCGAAGGGTAG
- the grdD gene encoding glycine/sarcosine/betaine reductase complex component C subunit alpha codes for MTDVKKMIGQVFEDIATGLETGAFGSRAVVAVTTLGSEHGIENVVRGAEEAQRRDNTIEVVLIGPKVDSNLRQYVVETDEEGYKVMEELLDSGEIGACVTMHYTFPIGVSTVGRVVTPALAKEMIIATTTGTSSAHRVEGMVKNGIYGIIAAKAIGIENPTLGILNVDGAVQVERAFKQLKENGYDINFATSNRSDGGVLMRGNDLLQGVPDVMVNDTLTGNILMKVFSSFTTGGGFEAHGYGYGPGIGEDYDRTVLIISRASGYPVIANALSYAGDLVKGNVNKVAKDEFAKANKAGLKEILQGLAESKKKDSAEDEEVTAPPKELVTAQISGIDILELEDAVRALWKKGYYAESGMGCTGPIVLVNEEKFGMCYDILKNEGYVNE; via the coding sequence ATGACTGACGTTAAAAAGATGATTGGTCAAGTCTTTGAAGACATCGCTACGGGATTAGAAACAGGTGCTTTTGGATCAAGAGCAGTTGTTGCGGTTACTACACTTGGAAGTGAACACGGCATTGAAAACGTAGTTAGAGGTGCTGAGGAAGCTCAGAGAAGAGACAACACCATAGAAGTAGTCCTAATCGGACCAAAAGTTGACTCAAATCTTAGACAATATGTAGTTGAAACAGATGAAGAAGGCTACAAAGTGATGGAAGAACTACTTGACAGTGGTGAAATCGGAGCTTGTGTAACAATGCATTATACCTTCCCAATCGGAGTATCTACTGTTGGAAGAGTAGTAACACCTGCATTGGCAAAAGAAATGATAATAGCTACCACAACCGGAACTTCATCAGCTCACAGAGTTGAGGGAATGGTGAAAAACGGTATCTATGGAATTATAGCAGCAAAAGCTATAGGAATAGAAAATCCAACACTTGGAATCCTTAATGTTGACGGTGCTGTTCAAGTTGAAAGAGCATTTAAACAACTTAAAGAAAATGGCTATGATATCAACTTTGCAACATCAAATAGATCTGACGGCGGAGTATTAATGAGAGGAAATGACTTGTTACAAGGAGTTCCAGATGTTATGGTAAATGATACTCTAACAGGAAACATCCTTATGAAAGTATTCTCATCATTCACAACAGGCGGTGGATTTGAAGCTCATGGTTATGGATATGGTCCAGGAATAGGTGAAGACTATGACAGAACTGTACTAATAATCTCTAGGGCATCGGGATATCCTGTTATAGCTAATGCACTTAGCTATGCCGGAGACCTTGTTAAAGGTAATGTAAACAAAGTTGCTAAAGATGAATTTGCAAAAGCAAACAAAGCAGGACTAAAAGAGATACTTCAAGGACTTGCAGAATCTAAGAAGAAAGATTCTGCTGAGGATGAAGAAGTTACAGCACCACCTAAAGAGCTGGTAACTGCACAAATTTCTGGTATAGATATACTGGAACTTGAGGATGCAGTAAGAGCACTTTGGAAGAAAGGTTACTATGCTGAGAGCGGCATGGGATGTACAGGACCGATAGTGCTTGTAAACGAAGAAAAATTCGGCATGTGCTACGATATATTGAAAAACGAAGGATATGTAAACGAATAA
- a CDS encoding glycerophosphodiester phosphodiesterase family protein: protein MFRKFNLANVQFLLKRKYSIIDIKSLLVLIKTNLSAFIFCQLLIIYSFLIFNIFRRFLVNILKNQIGVNLLVQDNFLEILKHPLAILVLILFFIIQLFFVFFGIIGNYRIYAASLRGEKIGIPKLIKEVIFTYVKLFSPNRIAIIPILIFTMLLSYISFYTSSIENFKIPEFITDWIAEKKYFEYAFTAFRIYMTYIWFRVLFVITGMLLFNRTFKEAVQFVREVFAIRKKKYLVFIISIMAIIFFLKTFIYYILLSAAFIFSKVFNVDLVLSLYSMNWRALIYIQSITDVLQIGLLVVGYCKFFEIETTQIRFHESKVRKRSVAFSMIIAVLLIELFHLNYNTNQLLVFQNLRPKIIAHRAGATFGPENSLKALEITRNSKVASAVEIDVQLTKDREVILNHDSTLQRITGNGSRAIDLNLSEIKKLKTRGEGGFFYEDSIPTLGEFLDKVGSLEIMIELKSDNEYVEELLDKTMEIVKDKKLEDKIIISSMNRKVLEISKAKNPKVKTALISAILLGADFEQEYIDIYSIEAAGLNHELVNNAHEKGKEIYVWTINTAKGVKQVLKFLPDGIVTDNVFYVDYAIYNLEDSIPFQSDIFRMFI, encoded by the coding sequence ATGTTTAGAAAGTTTAACTTAGCTAATGTACAATTTCTCTTAAAAAGAAAATACAGCATAATCGATATTAAAAGTTTACTGGTATTAATAAAGACCAATCTAAGTGCTTTTATATTCTGTCAACTCCTAATTATATATTCATTTTTAATATTCAATATTTTTAGAAGATTTTTGGTGAATATCTTAAAAAATCAAATTGGCGTAAATTTATTAGTACAGGATAATTTCTTAGAAATACTTAAACATCCCTTAGCAATCTTAGTTTTGATCCTATTTTTTATAATTCAATTGTTTTTTGTGTTTTTTGGAATAATCGGTAATTATCGTATATATGCAGCCAGCTTAAGAGGTGAAAAAATTGGTATTCCTAAACTTATTAAAGAAGTAATATTTACTTATGTTAAATTATTTAGTCCAAATCGTATTGCTATTATTCCGATACTGATTTTTACGATGCTTTTAAGTTATATATCATTTTATACGAGTTCTATAGAAAATTTTAAAATACCTGAATTTATTACTGATTGGATTGCAGAAAAGAAGTATTTCGAATATGCATTTACAGCTTTTAGAATATACATGACCTATATATGGTTTAGAGTACTTTTTGTTATAACCGGGATGCTTTTATTTAACAGGACATTTAAGGAAGCAGTACAATTTGTTAGAGAAGTATTTGCAATTCGCAAAAAGAAATACTTGGTATTTATAATATCTATAATGGCTATTATTTTCTTTTTAAAAACTTTTATTTACTATATTCTTCTATCAGCAGCTTTTATTTTTAGTAAGGTTTTTAATGTTGATTTAGTTTTAAGCCTCTACTCTATGAATTGGAGAGCACTAATATATATACAATCAATAACCGATGTACTACAAATAGGATTACTGGTAGTAGGTTATTGTAAGTTTTTTGAAATTGAAACGACTCAAATAAGATTTCATGAAAGTAAAGTTCGTAAAAGGTCGGTAGCTTTTTCGATGATTATAGCAGTTCTATTAATCGAACTGTTTCATCTAAACTACAATACAAATCAATTGCTGGTCTTTCAAAACCTAAGACCTAAAATAATTGCCCATAGAGCCGGAGCTACATTTGGTCCTGAAAACTCATTGAAGGCTCTTGAAATAACTAGAAATAGCAAGGTAGCCTCTGCAGTAGAAATAGATGTGCAACTTACAAAAGACAGAGAAGTGATACTAAATCATGACAGTACACTGCAAAGAATTACAGGGAACGGCTCTCGTGCGATAGACTTAAATCTTTCAGAAATAAAGAAATTAAAAACCAGAGGAGAAGGCGGTTTCTTTTATGAAGACAGTATTCCGACACTTGGAGAGTTTTTGGATAAAGTAGGCAGTCTCGAAATTATGATTGAATTAAAATCGGATAATGAATATGTTGAAGAACTGCTAGATAAGACGATGGAGATTGTGAAAGATAAAAAACTTGAAGATAAAATCATCATATCTTCAATGAACAGAAAGGTGTTGGAAATAAGTAAAGCAAAGAACCCTAAAGTAAAAACAGCACTAATTTCGGCAATATTACTAGGTGCAGATTTTGAGCAGGAATATATAGATATATACAGTATTGAAGCTGCAGGATTAAACCATGAATTAGTTAATAATGCTCATGAAAAAGGAAAAGAAATCTATGTCTGGACTATCAATACTGCAAAGGGGGTAAAACAGGTATTAAAATTTCTACCTGATGGTATAGTAACGGATAATGTATTCTATGTAGATTATGCTATTTATAATTTGGAGGACAGCATACCGTTTCAAAGCGATATATTCAGAATGTTTATATAA
- a CDS encoding HD domain-containing protein — protein MLPSREFSFNLLKEYNEDPYHISHALAVESVMAYFAELNGEDIDKWSLVGLLHDLDYGRYPDHHCIAVVDILKENGYPKDFISSITSHCYRGVSEKFKKPEHIMEKILFTIDELCGLIHAAALMRPSKSVMDMNVKSVKKKFKSKGFAQGVSREIINEGMEVLGWDLDYTIEHTLKGMQRVHEEIGL, from the coding sequence ATGCTACCTAGTAGAGAGTTCTCTTTCAATTTGTTAAAAGAATATAATGAAGACCCATATCATATATCACATGCACTTGCTGTAGAGTCTGTGATGGCATACTTTGCAGAGTTAAATGGAGAAGATATTGATAAGTGGTCACTTGTAGGTCTTTTACATGATTTAGATTATGGCAGATATCCTGACCATCACTGTATAGCAGTTGTAGATATTTTAAAGGAAAATGGATATCCCAAGGATTTCATATCTTCTATAACTTCTCATTGTTACAGGGGTGTCAGCGAAAAATTTAAAAAGCCGGAGCATATAATGGAGAAGATACTGTTCACTATAGATGAATTATGCGGACTTATTCATGCTGCAGCTCTTATGAGACCATCGAAATCTGTAATGGATATGAATGTCAAATCAGTTAAGAAAAAATTCAAATCAAAAGGATTTGCGCAAGGTGTTTCCAGGGAAATAATCAATGAGGGAATGGAAGTATTAGGCTGGGATTTGGATTATACTATAGAACATACTCTAAAAGGAATGCAGAGAGTTCACGAAGAGATAGGATTATAA
- the pcp gene encoding pyroglutamyl-peptidase I: protein MKILITGFTPFGNENINPSWEAVKILKAGINDENIFIKQIPTVFREAAEVVMEEADKVDADAIVAVGQAGGRASVTVEFIGINWKKTGIPDNAGNIPKGEKIKSDGEDGYISNLPVFDIVDNIKKSGVPAHVSYTAGTYVCNELLYTLMYNIKGNNKSRLAGFIHLPFIPEQVINKGEDIPSMGIDHMVNALKITIETIKEQGGI, encoded by the coding sequence ATGAAAATACTGATAACCGGATTTACTCCGTTTGGAAATGAAAACATCAATCCATCATGGGAAGCAGTTAAGATTTTAAAAGCGGGAATTAATGATGAGAATATATTTATCAAACAAATACCTACCGTCTTTCGAGAAGCAGCTGAAGTAGTTATGGAAGAAGCAGACAAGGTTGACGCAGATGCGATTGTAGCTGTAGGACAAGCAGGTGGGAGAGCTTCTGTAACTGTAGAATTCATAGGCATTAACTGGAAGAAAACCGGTATTCCGGATAATGCAGGTAATATTCCTAAAGGTGAAAAGATAAAATCTGATGGTGAGGACGGATACATTTCAAACCTACCTGTTTTTGACATAGTAGATAATATAAAGAAATCAGGAGTACCTGCCCATGTATCTTATACTGCAGGAACTTATGTATGTAATGAATTACTTTATACTTTGATGTATAATATTAAGGGGAATAACAAATCCCGATTGGCAGGATTTATTCATTTACCATTTATCCCCGAACAAGTGATTAATAAGGGGGAGGATATCCCTTCAATGGGAATCGACCATATGGTAAATGCACTTAAGATTACTATAGAGACAATAAAAGAACAAGGTGGGATATAG
- a CDS encoding ISL3 family transposase — protein MSISNYILNLLDLKDENIEIFENVEKIKKKNISYNLIFGRLTYNASVCPVCGNVHSPSIIKHGTKSSDIKLLPFNGEPTFLRLKKQRFLCKECNSTFIAETDIVKKNCFISNRVKAHITTNLTMKVSEKDIANLHYVSHSTVSKCVDQAFEQFKPNYQFLPEHLCFDEFKSTKTAKGSMSFIFCDAITHDIIDIVENRQLHYLKRYFSRFSECARESVKSICIDMYQPYISLISDLFPNAKIVFDKFHIVNHLSRALNKTRIEVMNSFSKYSMEYKRLKRYWKLIQKPYLKLNSTGFRKWIHFERWKSARDVVMDSISVNKTLLNTYDCYQILLKDVENGDIASLKAHLEYYSDEVSDAMKTSINTLLKDFEYVKNCLEVNVTNGCLEGINNFIKCLKRVAFGYRSYYHFRNRILICKKMIVPKDTVSVKKRQAANAA, from the coding sequence ATGTCTATTAGTAATTATATCTTAAATTTATTAGATTTAAAAGATGAAAATATTGAGATTTTTGAAAATGTCGAGAAGATTAAAAAGAAGAATATCTCTTACAATTTGATTTTTGGCCGGCTTACCTATAATGCTTCTGTTTGTCCCGTTTGTGGTAACGTGCATAGCCCAAGCATTATTAAACACGGCACTAAGTCTTCTGATATTAAACTTCTTCCTTTTAATGGCGAACCTACTTTCTTGAGACTTAAAAAGCAGAGATTTTTATGTAAGGAATGTAATTCTACTTTTATAGCTGAAACTGATATTGTTAAAAAGAATTGTTTTATTTCTAATAGAGTAAAAGCTCATATTACAACTAATTTGACCATGAAAGTAAGTGAAAAAGATATTGCTAATTTACATTATGTTTCTCATTCTACGGTGTCTAAATGTGTAGATCAAGCTTTTGAACAGTTTAAGCCTAATTATCAGTTTTTACCAGAACATTTATGTTTTGATGAGTTTAAATCCACAAAAACTGCTAAAGGATCTATGAGCTTTATTTTCTGTGATGCTATTACTCATGATATTATCGATATTGTTGAAAACAGGCAATTACACTATCTTAAGCGCTATTTTTCTAGGTTTAGTGAATGTGCTAGAGAATCGGTTAAAAGTATATGTATAGATATGTATCAGCCATACATTAGTCTAATTTCTGATCTTTTCCCTAATGCTAAGATAGTATTTGATAAGTTCCATATAGTTAACCACTTATCTAGAGCATTGAACAAAACAAGAATAGAAGTTATGAATAGTTTTTCTAAGTATTCAATGGAATACAAAAGGTTAAAAAGGTATTGGAAGCTGATACAAAAGCCTTATTTAAAGCTCAATTCTACAGGTTTTAGAAAGTGGATACATTTTGAAAGATGGAAAAGTGCTAGAGATGTGGTTATGGATAGTATTAGTGTCAACAAAACACTTCTAAATACTTATGATTGTTATCAGATTCTTTTAAAGGATGTAGAAAACGGAGATATTGCCTCCTTAAAGGCACATTTAGAATATTATTCAGATGAGGTATCAGATGCTATGAAAACTAGTATTAACACGCTTTTAAAGGACTTTGAGTACGTAAAAAATTGCTTAGAAGTCAATGTTACAAATGGATGTTTAGAAGGTATTAATAATTTTATTAAGTGTTTAAAAAGAGTTGCTTTCGGATACAGGTCGTACTATCATTTTAGGAATCGAATATTAATTTGCAAGAAAATGATAGTACCAAAAGACACTGTAAGTGTAAAAAAACGTCAGGCAGCTAACGCTGCCTGA
- a CDS encoding ZinT/AdcA family metal-binding protein has protein sequence MNFKRLCIILGTLILSAALLLTGCKTKTEQKPAEDKKVEEKKEDKADTSSEEVSLNDWEGVWNNYLSYFDDPAMEATLKEVAEKQGKSIEDLKKAQEESYKADFKAIEFKDGKIMYYDNFKDKGGKVIEEAEYAYKNTHKAKHGNHEFSWYEFEAKGDAKHKVLLLMDVHGEESLTHFHMRYGEDVKTILAQEKWYPTLVKETTTVDQIVSSVKAAADHDHDHDHDHDHDHDHDHDHDHDVSMSEWEGSWNNMGAYLEREELQDAFKKLGEKDGKSADEAKAAYIEKRKCDFDGMVVKGDKVTLLDGFENENGKEIESVEYEFLETHKVKHGNHDLEWHAFKAKGDAKYPIMLMMPVHGEESLTHFHMRYGDDVKTLLEKDGWYPTFVKPNTTNEQLVEEITE, from the coding sequence ATGAATTTCAAAAGACTATGTATTATATTGGGTACTTTAATATTAAGTGCTGCACTTCTGCTTACAGGTTGTAAAACAAAGACCGAGCAAAAACCTGCAGAAGACAAGAAAGTTGAAGAGAAAAAAGAAGATAAGGCTGATACAAGTAGTGAGGAAGTCTCGCTGAATGATTGGGAGGGTGTTTGGAATAATTACTTATCATACTTTGACGATCCTGCTATGGAAGCTACTTTGAAAGAGGTTGCTGAAAAACAAGGAAAATCTATAGAAGATTTAAAAAAAGCTCAAGAGGAATCATATAAGGCGGATTTCAAAGCTATTGAGTTCAAAGATGGCAAAATCATGTACTATGATAACTTTAAAGATAAAGGCGGAAAAGTTATAGAAGAAGCTGAGTATGCTTATAAAAACACACATAAAGCAAAACATGGTAATCATGAGTTTTCATGGTATGAGTTTGAAGCAAAAGGGGACGCTAAGCACAAAGTCTTATTACTTATGGATGTTCATGGAGAAGAATCTTTAACGCATTTTCATATGAGATATGGTGAAGATGTCAAGACTATACTTGCTCAAGAAAAATGGTATCCAACACTTGTAAAAGAAACGACCACTGTCGACCAGATCGTAAGTTCTGTAAAAGCCGCAGCTGATCACGATCACGATCACGATCATGACCACGACCACGATCACGACCATGATCATGATCACGACCACGATGTTAGTATGAGTGAGTGGGAAGGTTCTTGGAACAATATGGGAGCTTATTTAGAGCGTGAAGAATTACAAGATGCCTTTAAGAAGCTTGGAGAAAAAGATGGAAAATCTGCTGATGAAGCTAAAGCAGCATATATTGAAAAGAGAAAATGTGACTTTGACGGTATGGTTGTTAAGGGAGACAAAGTAACATTGTTGGATGGTTTTGAAAATGAAAATGGAAAAGAAATAGAATCAGTTGAGTATGAATTCCTTGAAACCCATAAAGTTAAACATGGAAATCACGATTTAGAATGGCATGCATTTAAAGCTAAAGGAGATGCAAAGTATCCTATTATGCTAATGATGCCTGTACATGGAGAAGAGAGTTTAACACATTTCCATATGAGATATGGTGACGACGTTAAAACATTATTGGAAAAAGATGGTTGGTATCCGACATTTGTAAAACCAAACACCACAAATGAACAACTGGTAGAAGAAATTACGGAATAG
- a CDS encoding zinc ABC transporter substrate-binding protein encodes MRKKLISIFLLCSLLTNILCGCTKEEVKNDGKPIVYTSFYPVYDLVKQIAGDTVELKTFMHLDKDPHLWEPTPKDMRGLAKADLLIVNGANLEKWLDQVRENLPNLEIIVLSDSVDLITYKGAAAIGDFQYMCEYNFKTDKKYRIDFGHTHEDIMRVTFINNSEDLSQKELIEKGKKTMEQKGNVVAQKSNIEIVEGEVYAIEMGHESGEVTFNVPEDGNWVFVADRVSESLLPYDLTDENKEKLDVKVLLSGSTSGMDKITYDPHSWMSIVNAKKYLNTIHDEFLKRYSKNSKLYRKNKLKAVDALTDLEFEYKEKFKDIKNREFVVTHYAYAYLSRDFDLVQFPLQGLVSTESPSLKTIRKAIDYCQYWGINTIFYEEGMDSKEAKALAEEIGGKAEALNSMEYMKPDVQDNIIDYTSVLKSNLEKLYDSFRK; translated from the coding sequence ATGAGAAAAAAGTTAATCAGTATTTTCTTACTTTGCTCTCTACTTACAAATATTTTATGCGGATGTACTAAAGAAGAGGTAAAAAACGATGGTAAACCCATCGTTTACACCTCTTTTTATCCTGTATACGACTTGGTAAAACAGATAGCAGGGGATACTGTCGAGCTTAAGACATTTATGCATTTGGACAAGGATCCTCATCTATGGGAACCGACTCCAAAAGATATGAGAGGATTAGCTAAAGCAGATTTGTTGATTGTAAACGGAGCAAATTTAGAGAAATGGCTAGACCAGGTTAGAGAAAATTTACCAAATCTAGAGATTATAGTACTATCTGATTCTGTAGATTTAATTACCTACAAAGGTGCAGCTGCAATAGGTGACTTTCAATATATGTGTGAGTATAATTTTAAAACTGATAAAAAATACAGGATAGATTTTGGACACACTCATGAAGATATAATGAGAGTTACTTTTATAAATAATTCCGAGGACTTGAGTCAAAAGGAACTTATTGAAAAAGGCAAGAAAACAATGGAACAAAAAGGAAATGTAGTTGCACAAAAGTCTAATATCGAGATTGTAGAAGGTGAAGTATACGCAATAGAGATGGGGCATGAAAGTGGAGAAGTTACATTCAATGTGCCTGAAGATGGAAACTGGGTCTTTGTAGCTGACCGCGTTTCTGAAAGCTTGCTCCCCTATGATTTGACGGATGAAAACAAAGAGAAACTGGATGTAAAAGTTCTATTAAGCGGATCTACATCGGGTATGGATAAGATAACTTATGACCCACATTCATGGATGTCCATAGTTAATGCAAAAAAATACTTGAATACCATACATGATGAATTTTTGAAGAGGTATAGCAAGAATTCTAAACTCTATAGAAAAAACAAATTAAAAGCAGTAGATGCTCTAACAGACTTAGAGTTTGAATACAAAGAAAAATTTAAAGATATAAAAAATAGAGAGTTTGTAGTCACACATTATGCATATGCATATCTTTCCAGAGACTTCGATCTCGTTCAATTCCCATTACAGGGATTGGTATCCACTGAGTCGCCCAGTTTAAAGACGATTAGAAAAGCCATAGATTATTGCCAATACTGGGGAATCAATACTATATTTTATGAAGAAGGAATGGACAGTAAAGAAGCAAAAGCACTTGCGGAAGAAATTGGTGGAAAAGCTGAAGCTTTAAATTCTATGGAGTATATGAAGCCTGATGTTCAAGATAATATAATAGATTATACAAGTGTGTTGAAATCTAACCTAGAGAAATTATATGACTCTTTCAGAAAGTAG
- a CDS encoding metal ABC transporter ATP-binding protein, giving the protein MNHVLIENLNFKYTSEKVIENLSMSIEEGQIVSISGENGSGKTTLLKLMLGQLKPDSGRVAILGKEISKINSFREIGYVPQIQITNQMAFPITVLELVVLNLYEDFGFFKIPKKKHKDKAIKLLKSLSLGQYINTPLNELSGGLRQRAMIARAMINNPKILVLDEPTSGVDKDSKKQFLELVSEMNKKHLLTTVIVTHEIDLIEEMLKIDKIYKMDNGGILDVTI; this is encoded by the coding sequence TTGAATCATGTATTAATTGAAAACCTAAATTTTAAATATACTTCAGAAAAAGTCATTGAAAACTTAAGTATGAGTATAGAAGAAGGACAAATTGTCTCTATTTCCGGTGAAAATGGATCAGGTAAAACTACGCTACTTAAGCTAATGCTGGGGCAATTAAAACCTGATTCCGGCAGAGTAGCGATATTGGGAAAAGAGATTTCAAAAATAAATAGTTTTAGAGAAATAGGATATGTACCTCAAATTCAAATTACAAATCAAATGGCCTTTCCAATTACAGTATTAGAACTTGTAGTTCTAAACCTATATGAAGATTTTGGGTTCTTTAAAATCCCTAAAAAGAAACATAAAGATAAGGCTATAAAACTTCTTAAAAGTTTGAGTTTAGGTCAATATATAAATACACCTTTAAATGAGCTTTCCGGAGGTTTACGACAAAGAGCCATGATAGCAAGAGCTATGATAAACAATCCTAAGATATTGGTGCTTGATGAGCCAACATCCGGGGTGGATAAAGACAGTAAGAAACAATTCTTGGAATTAGTTTCAGAGATGAATAAAAAACATTTACTGACGACTGTCATAGTAACGCATGAGATAGATCTTATTGAAGAAATGCTTAAGATAGATAAAATATACAAAATGGACAATGGAGGAATCTTAGATGTTACAATTTGA